A DNA window from Amycolatopsis sp. DSM 110486 contains the following coding sequences:
- a CDS encoding helix-turn-helix domain-containing protein encodes MTDVRELAGRMRAIDPGAGAALQVVAHFDALVEARAGLEATVRAAAVLAGCAAGLLVPGRRLRVRVEPDGRRVDGEVAGLAVPLPGYAGALVWVEREADDPGRAEFDRVLVDRLAATVGIVLDRTGAGFSTGDPAAVELLVDATADEAARLAAARRLGLSPEGSFVVTVCAGGPHPPGAARLGDLAVTIDPAGLPARAGPAMRSASGPAVAVRDLSLSYGRAVLALRLTAVDEPGPSHVDAAEVGGLLALADGCDSPAATVEVTHLERVLAAHPWALATLTAVAAEPSLRAAATALHVHHSTLQSRVDLLAQALGYGVATPAGRTRLTVALVLRRFRRNR; translated from the coding sequence GTGACCGACGTGCGTGAGCTGGCCGGGCGCATGCGGGCGATCGACCCCGGAGCCGGGGCCGCCCTGCAGGTGGTCGCCCACTTCGACGCCCTGGTGGAGGCCCGCGCCGGTCTCGAGGCGACGGTGCGGGCCGCGGCTGTGCTCGCCGGTTGCGCCGCGGGTCTCTTGGTTCCCGGACGCCGGCTGCGGGTCCGCGTGGAGCCGGACGGCCGGCGCGTGGACGGCGAGGTCGCCGGACTTGCGGTGCCGCTGCCGGGGTACGCGGGCGCGCTCGTGTGGGTGGAACGCGAGGCCGACGACCCGGGCCGGGCGGAGTTCGACCGCGTGCTCGTGGACCGGCTCGCCGCGACGGTCGGGATCGTGCTCGACCGCACGGGTGCCGGGTTCTCCACTGGTGACCCGGCGGCGGTGGAGCTCCTGGTGGACGCCACCGCCGACGAAGCCGCACGGCTCGCCGCGGCGCGGCGGCTCGGGTTGTCGCCGGAGGGGTCCTTCGTCGTCACGGTCTGCGCCGGCGGCCCGCACCCGCCCGGTGCGGCGCGGCTCGGCGACTTGGCGGTGACGATCGACCCGGCCGGATTACCCGCAAGGGCCGGCCCGGCGATGCGGTCGGCGTCGGGACCGGCGGTCGCCGTGCGGGATCTGTCGTTGTCCTACGGGCGGGCCGTTCTCGCGCTGCGGCTCACCGCCGTCGACGAACCGGGGCCGTCGCATGTGGACGCCGCCGAGGTGGGTGGGCTGCTGGCGCTCGCCGACGGGTGCGACTCGCCGGCGGCCACGGTGGAAGTGACGCACCTCGAACGCGTCCTCGCCGCGCACCCGTGGGCGCTCGCGACCCTGACCGCGGTCGCGGCGGAGCCGAGCCTGCGGGCCGCCGCGACGGCGCTCCACGTGCACCACTCGACGTTGCAGAGCCGCGTCGACCTGCTCGCCCAGGCGCTGGGCTACGGCGTCGCCACACCGGCCGGGCGGACCAGGCTCACGGTGGCGTTGGTGCTGCGCCGGTTCCGCCGGAACCGCTGA
- a CDS encoding alpha/beta hydrolase produces MQRVHPPFDPEIAAALVAVNKALPSSVTPELVGRLRELTAAGHTMSVAEIGEHADVREVDAGVPLLVLRPKDSDPAAPLPGVYFMHGGGMMAGNNRTGADWLLGWLAEIPMVVVSVDYRLAPEHPHPAPVEDCYTGLTWVGEHLAELGIDPARLVVAGGSAGGGLAAATALMARDRGGPPLRGQLLVCPMIDDRASTPSSTELVGEGVWDSVSNATGWSALLGDAAGGPDVSPYAAPARATDLSDLPPAFIEVGSVETFRDEAVAYASRLWQSGGQAELHVWPGGCHGFDEVVPHAPMSREARASRANWLRRVFAE; encoded by the coding sequence ATGCAGAGGGTGCACCCACCGTTCGACCCCGAGATCGCGGCGGCGCTGGTGGCGGTGAACAAGGCGCTGCCGTCGTCGGTGACGCCGGAGCTCGTGGGCCGGCTGCGCGAGCTGACGGCGGCCGGGCACACGATGAGCGTGGCCGAGATCGGCGAGCACGCCGATGTGCGCGAGGTCGACGCCGGCGTTCCGCTGCTGGTGCTGCGGCCGAAGGACAGCGACCCGGCCGCGCCGTTGCCGGGCGTGTACTTCATGCACGGCGGCGGCATGATGGCCGGCAACAACCGCACGGGCGCCGACTGGCTGCTCGGCTGGCTGGCCGAGATCCCGATGGTCGTGGTGAGCGTCGACTATCGCCTCGCGCCGGAGCATCCGCACCCCGCGCCCGTCGAGGACTGCTACACCGGTCTGACGTGGGTGGGCGAGCACCTCGCCGAGCTGGGCATCGACCCCGCCCGGCTCGTGGTGGCGGGCGGCAGCGCCGGCGGCGGGCTCGCGGCCGCCACCGCGCTGATGGCTCGCGACCGCGGTGGCCCGCCCCTGCGGGGGCAGCTGCTGGTGTGCCCGATGATCGACGACCGCGCGAGCACACCGTCGAGCACCGAACTGGTCGGTGAAGGCGTGTGGGACAGTGTCTCCAACGCCACCGGCTGGTCCGCGCTCCTCGGTGACGCCGCCGGGGGTCCGGATGTCTCCCCGTACGCCGCGCCCGCCCGCGCCACCGATCTCTCGGACCTGCCGCCCGCGTTCATCGAGGTCGGCTCGGTCGAGACCTTCCGCGACGAGGCTGTCGCCTACGCGTCACGCCTGTGGCAGTCGGGCGGGCAGGCGGAGCTGCACGTGTGGCCGGGCGGGTGCCACGGCTTCGACGAGGTCGTCCCGCATGCCCCGATGTCCCGTGAGGCGCGGGCGAGCCGGGCCAACTGGCTACGCCGCGTCTTCGCCGAGTAG